One window of the Peptacetobacter hiranonis genome contains the following:
- a CDS encoding DEAD/DEAH box helicase, translating into MEIKRFEDLDINQNIKKAIAEMGFEEPSPIQAKSIPVILEGKDVIGQAQTGTGKTAAFSIPILEKIDPNDRSLQAIVLCPTRELAIQVSQEIRKLAKYMQGIKTLPIYGGQPIDRQIKALKGGVQVIIGTPGRTIDHIKRKTIKPGNVKMVVLDEADEMLDMGFREDIETILENVPEERQTTFFSATMPKAILELTKKYQNEPEHIKVVRKELTVENIKQYYIETRASNKIEVLSRLIDVYNPKLSVVFCNTKKGADELVGELQGRGYFADALHGDLKQVQRDIVMDKFRNGTIDILVATDVAARGIDVDDVECVFNFDLPQDEEYYVHRIGRTGRAGREGLSFSFVYGRDMRKMKDIERYTKSKLEKHPIPTVGDVEEKKVGAFFEEVKRVANEGKLSKQIQWLENFCENEDVDYSMVDIAAALLKLAMGEEEKEEIIEEKPKKNRRKEESSGAKEGMVRLFINVGKKQRVQAKDILGAIAGEAGIPGKTIGTIDIYDKFTFVEVPKKKAKTVIEKMKNKKIKGNKLNIEKANKKKK; encoded by the coding sequence ATGGAAATAAAAAGATTTGAAGATTTAGACATAAATCAGAATATAAAGAAAGCAATAGCTGAAATGGGATTTGAAGAGCCATCTCCAATACAGGCAAAATCAATACCAGTAATATTAGAAGGAAAGGACGTCATAGGACAGGCTCAGACAGGTACAGGGAAAACAGCTGCGTTTTCAATACCAATACTTGAGAAGATAGACCCAAATGACAGATCACTTCAGGCTATAGTACTTTGTCCTACAAGAGAGCTTGCTATACAGGTATCTCAGGAAATAAGAAAGCTTGCAAAATACATGCAGGGAATAAAAACTCTTCCTATATATGGAGGACAGCCTATAGATAGACAGATAAAGGCTTTAAAAGGCGGTGTACAGGTTATAATAGGTACTCCAGGACGTACTATTGACCATATAAAAAGAAAAACAATAAAGCCAGGAAATGTTAAGATGGTTGTACTTGATGAAGCGGATGAAATGCTAGACATGGGATTCAGAGAAGATATAGAAACAATTCTTGAAAATGTTCCAGAAGAAAGACAGACTACATTCTTCTCAGCAACTATGCCAAAAGCAATACTTGAGCTTACTAAAAAATATCAGAACGAACCAGAACATATAAAAGTTGTTAGAAAAGAATTAACTGTTGAAAATATAAAACAGTACTATATAGAAACAAGAGCATCTAATAAGATAGAAGTTTTATCAAGATTAATAGATGTATATAATCCAAAGCTTTCTGTAGTTTTCTGTAATACAAAAAAAGGTGCGGACGAACTTGTCGGTGAATTACAGGGTAGAGGATATTTTGCAGATGCATTACATGGAGATTTAAAACAGGTACAGAGAGATATCGTAATGGATAAATTCAGAAACGGTACTATAGATATACTAGTTGCTACAGATGTTGCAGCTAGAGGTATAGATGTTGATGACGTTGAGTGTGTATTCAACTTTGATCTTCCACAGGATGAAGAGTACTACGTTCATAGGATAGGTAGAACAGGTAGAGCAGGTAGAGAAGGTCTTTCATTCTCATTTGTTTACGGAAGAGATATGAGAAAAATGAAAGATATAGAAAGATATACTAAATCAAAACTTGAAAAACATCCAATACCTACAGTAGGAGATGTTGAAGAGAAAAAAGTTGGAGCATTCTTTGAAGAAGTTAAGAGAGTTGCCAACGAAGGAAAACTTTCTAAACAGATACAGTGGTTAGAAAACTTCTGTGAAAATGAAGATGTTGACTATTCAATGGTAGATATAGCTGCAGCCCTTCTTAAATTAGCTATGGGTGAAGAAGAAAAAGAAGAAATAATAGAAGAAAAACCTAAGAAAAATAGAAGAAAAGAAGAATCTTCTGGTGCGAAAGAAGGTATGGTTAGACTATTCATCAATGTTGGTAAGAAACAGAGAGTACAGGCTAAAGACATACTTGGTGCAATAGCTGGTGAAGCAGGAATACCAGGAAAAACAATAGGAACAATAGATATATATGATAAATTTACATTTGTTGAAGTTCCTAAGAAAAAAGCAAAAACTGTAATCGAAAAAATGAAAAATAAAAAAATAAAAGGGAACAAATTAAACATAGAAAAAGCTAATAAAAAGAAAAAATAA
- the pflB gene encoding formate C-acetyltransferase, whose protein sequence is MTTAWNGFKTGNWNKEIDVRNFIQLNYTPYEGDASFLAGESERTKKLWDEVAELCKKEIENGGTLDVDTKTITAIDAYKPGYIDKELEQIVGLQTDAPLKRAIMPYGGIRMVENSCKAYGYELDPEVSEIFTKYRKTHNQGVFDAYTKEMRACRKSGIITGLPDAYGRGRIIGDYRRVALYGVDKLIEDKMAQKDSLELSTIDEDTIRLREEISEQINALEALKRMGESYGFDISRPAENSKEAVQWLYFGYLAAVKDQNGAAMSLGRTSTFLDIYFERDLKAGTITEEEIQELMDHFVMKLRMVRFLRTPEYNELFSGDPTWVTESIGGMGIDGRTLVTKNSFRVLNTLYTLGPSPEPNLTVLWSTRLPQGFKDFCSKVSIDTSSIQYENDDLMREYWGDDYGIACCVSAMRIGKQMQFFGARVNVAKTLLYAINGGVDEKSGAQVGPKFEPITSEYLDYDEVMSKFDLFTDWLAKLYVNTLNVIHYMHDKYSYEALEMALHDRDVFRTMACGMAGLSVCVDSLSAIKYAKVKTIRNEDGIAVDFEVEGDYPKYGNNDDRADEIAVFIVKDVMEKIKKNKTYRNSYPTQSILTITSNVVYGKKTGNTPDGRRAGEPFAPGANPMHGRDNSGALASLASVAKLPYEYSQDGISNTFSIVPKSLGKDMDERVTNLSAMLDGYFAQRAHHLNVNVFDRATLEDAMEHPEKYPQLTVRVSGYAVNFIKLTREQQLDVINRTFHNKMA, encoded by the coding sequence ATGACTACAGCTTGGAATGGTTTTAAAACTGGAAACTGGAATAAAGAAATAGACGTTAGAAACTTTATACAGTTAAACTACACTCCTTATGAAGGAGATGCTTCTTTCTTAGCAGGAGAATCAGAAAGAACTAAAAAATTATGGGATGAAGTTGCTGAACTTTGCAAAAAAGAAATAGAAAATGGTGGAACACTTGATGTTGACACTAAAACTATAACAGCAATAGACGCTTACAAACCAGGATATATAGACAAAGAATTAGAACAGATAGTAGGACTTCAGACAGATGCTCCTCTAAAAAGAGCTATTATGCCTTATGGTGGTATAAGAATGGTAGAAAATTCTTGTAAAGCTTACGGATACGAATTAGATCCAGAAGTATCTGAAATATTCACTAAATACAGAAAAACTCACAACCAGGGTGTTTTCGATGCTTATACTAAAGAAATGAGAGCATGCAGAAAATCTGGTATAATAACTGGTCTTCCAGATGCTTACGGAAGAGGTAGAATAATAGGAGACTACAGAAGAGTTGCTCTTTACGGTGTAGACAAATTAATAGAAGACAAAATGGCTCAGAAAGATTCTTTAGAGCTATCAACAATAGATGAAGATACAATAAGATTAAGAGAAGAAATATCTGAACAGATAAACGCTTTAGAAGCATTAAAAAGAATGGGTGAAAGCTACGGATTCGATATATCTAGACCAGCTGAAAACTCAAAAGAAGCTGTTCAGTGGTTATACTTCGGATATCTTGCAGCAGTTAAAGATCAGAACGGTGCAGCAATGTCATTAGGTAGAACATCTACTTTCCTTGACATATACTTCGAAAGAGATTTAAAAGCTGGAACAATAACAGAAGAAGAAATACAGGAATTAATGGACCATTTCGTTATGAAATTAAGAATGGTTAGATTCCTTAGAACTCCAGAATACAATGAATTATTCTCAGGAGACCCAACTTGGGTAACTGAATCAATAGGTGGTATGGGAATAGATGGTAGAACATTAGTAACTAAAAACTCATTCAGAGTTCTTAACACTCTTTACACTCTTGGACCATCACCAGAACCAAACTTAACAGTACTTTGGTCTACTAGACTTCCTCAGGGATTCAAAGATTTCTGCTCAAAAGTATCTATAGACACTAGTTCAATACAGTACGAAAATGATGACTTAATGAGAGAATACTGGGGAGATGATTACGGTATAGCTTGTTGTGTATCTGCAATGAGAATAGGTAAACAGATGCAGTTCTTCGGAGCAAGAGTTAACGTAGCTAAAACTCTACTTTACGCTATAAATGGTGGGGTTGATGAAAAATCAGGTGCTCAGGTAGGACCTAAATTCGAACCAATAACTTCTGAATACTTAGATTACGATGAAGTAATGTCTAAATTCGATTTATTCACTGATTGGTTAGCAAAATTATATGTAAATACATTAAATGTTATACATTACATGCACGATAAATACTCTTATGAAGCACTAGAAATGGCTCTTCATGATAGAGATGTATTTAGAACTATGGCTTGTGGTATGGCTGGTTTATCAGTTTGTGTTGACTCATTATCAGCTATAAAATACGCTAAAGTTAAAACTATAAGAAACGAAGACGGAATAGCAGTTGACTTCGAAGTTGAAGGAGATTATCCAAAATACGGAAACAACGATGATAGAGCCGATGAAATAGCTGTATTCATAGTTAAAGACGTTATGGAAAAAATAAAGAAAAACAAAACTTACAGAAACTCTTACCCAACTCAGTCAATATTAACAATAACTTCAAACGTTGTTTACGGTAAGAAAACTGGTAACACTCCAGACGGAAGAAGAGCTGGTGAACCATTTGCTCCAGGTGCTAACCCAATGCACGGAAGAGATAACAGCGGTGCTTTAGCTTCTCTAGCTTCAGTTGCTAAACTTCCATACGAATATTCTCAGGATGGTATATCAAATACATTCTCAATAGTACCAAAATCTTTAGGTAAAGACATGGACGAAAGAGTAACTAACCTTTCAGCTATGTTAGATGGATACTTTGCTCAGAGAGCTCATCACCTAAATGTTAACGTATTTGACAGAGCTACTCTTGAAGATGCTATGGAACACCCAGAAAAATACCCACAGTTAACAGTTAGGGTTTCTGGATACGCAGTTAACTTCATAAAATTAACTAGAGAACAGCAGTTAGACGTTATAAACAGAACATTCCACAACAAAATGGCTTAA
- the pflA gene encoding pyruvate formate-lyase-activating protein: protein MVKGRIHSIETFGTVDGPGIRYIVFLQGCPLRCKYCHNRDTWNKNGGTEKTAEEVVQDALKYKTYMEFSGGGLTASGGEATAQPEFLYELFKEAKKNGLNTCLDTSGCTKATDIAHILELTDTVLLDLKHLIPEDAKSLAGIDINSAIEFAKYLDEKNIPVWIRHVLVPGVTDSEENLNKMGEFVSTLNNVDRFEILPYHTLGVHKWEELGLKYPLEGVPQAEDEDVKRAKDIIEKYGVEVYNKFD from the coding sequence ATGGTAAAAGGTAGAATACATTCAATAGAAACTTTCGGGACCGTAGATGGTCCCGGAATAAGATATATAGTCTTTTTACAGGGTTGCCCTTTAAGATGTAAATACTGTCATAATAGAGATACATGGAATAAAAATGGCGGTACTGAAAAGACAGCTGAAGAAGTAGTTCAAGATGCTTTAAAATATAAAACTTATATGGAGTTTTCTGGTGGTGGACTTACTGCCTCTGGTGGTGAAGCTACTGCACAGCCTGAATTCTTATATGAATTATTTAAAGAAGCAAAGAAAAACGGATTAAATACTTGTTTAGATACATCAGGATGCACTAAAGCAACTGATATAGCACATATATTAGAGCTAACTGATACAGTTCTTTTAGATCTAAAACATCTGATTCCTGAAGATGCAAAATCACTTGCTGGAATCGATATAAATTCTGCTATAGAATTTGCTAAATATCTTGATGAAAAAAATATACCAGTTTGGATAAGACACGTTCTTGTTCCTGGGGTTACAGATTCAGAAGAAAATCTAAACAAAATGGGTGAATTCGTATCTACTCTAAACAATGTAGACCGTTTTGAAATACTTCCTTACCACACTTTAGGTGTTCATAAATGGGAAGAGCTTGGACTTAAATATCCTCTTGAAGGAGTTCCTCAGGCTGAGGACGAAGATGTAAAAAGAGCTAAAGACATCATTGAAAAATATGGTGTTGAAGTATATAACAAATTTGATTAA
- a CDS encoding nitroreductase family protein, with amino-acid sequence MNFENCVKERRSVRKFTEEKISHETFEKIIELARFAPSWKNSQTARYHIIEDTDIKTKVAEEAVMNFVFNEKTIKRAPALVVLTAVGKKSGYEEDGSFSTSKEDRWEVFDAGIACQTFCLSAYNEGVGSVVLGIFDDKKVKEICEIPEEENVMALIAVGYRDGEAKAAPERLEVKDLVSFK; translated from the coding sequence ATGAACTTTGAAAACTGTGTAAAAGAAAGAAGAAGCGTTAGAAAATTTACTGAAGAAAAGATTTCTCATGAAACTTTTGAAAAAATAATTGAATTAGCTAGATTTGCTCCATCATGGAAAAATTCTCAGACTGCAAGATATCATATAATAGAAGATACTGATATAAAAACTAAAGTAGCTGAAGAAGCTGTTATGAACTTTGTATTTAACGAAAAAACAATAAAAAGAGCTCCAGCTCTAGTAGTACTTACTGCTGTAGGTAAAAAAAGCGGATACGAAGAAGATGGTAGCTTCTCTACTTCTAAAGAAGACCGTTGGGAAGTATTTGATGCAGGTATAGCCTGTCAGACATTCTGCTTATCTGCTTACAATGAAGGTGTTGGAAGTGTTGTTCTTGGAATATTTGACGATAAAAAAGTTAAAGAAATATGCGAAATTCCAGAAGAAGAAAATGTAATGGCACTTATAGCTGTTGGATACAGAGATGGTGAAGCTAAAGCTGCTCCAGAAAGATTAGAGGTTAAGGATTTAGTTTCTTTTAAATAA
- the thiI gene encoding tRNA uracil 4-sulfurtransferase ThiI, whose product MYNILIVKYGEIGVKGKNRYLFENKLIKNIKNMLKPLGEYNVYKEYGRIYVDVNDDNYEEVMEEVRKVFGIVGVCPGIKAEKDYDVLKETALKLIEQKIEEGAKTFKVESRRGDKSLPLTSQEMSIDIGGYILSNVKDRIKVDVRNPEVKVRCEYRELNTMVYTDSVPGYGGLPMGTAGKAMSLLSGGIDSPVATWMVAKRGMDIECIHFHTYPFTSERSREKVLDLARTLSRYCGPIKVHCCNILEIEKEITEKLNREETTIHSRRFMMMITQRLAEQRHCQAIVTGESIGQVASQTIYGLTCTNAVCSLPVFRPLIAMDKSDIIDIAQEIGTYDLSIVPEEDCCSVFAPKKPITKPKLERIEKSEEKLDIEALIEGAMATIETIVCEVE is encoded by the coding sequence TTGTACAATATATTAATAGTTAAATACGGAGAAATAGGAGTAAAAGGAAAAAATAGATACCTTTTCGAAAATAAGCTTATAAAAAATATAAAAAATATGCTTAAACCACTAGGTGAATATAATGTTTACAAAGAATATGGAAGAATATACGTTGATGTAAATGACGACAATTACGAAGAAGTAATGGAAGAAGTTAGAAAAGTATTTGGTATAGTTGGAGTTTGTCCAGGGATAAAGGCTGAAAAAGACTACGATGTACTAAAAGAAACTGCATTAAAATTAATAGAACAGAAGATAGAAGAAGGTGCTAAGACTTTCAAAGTTGAATCAAGAAGAGGAGATAAATCTCTTCCACTTACATCTCAGGAAATGAGTATAGATATCGGTGGATATATACTTTCTAATGTTAAAGACAGAATAAAAGTTGATGTTAGAAATCCAGAAGTTAAGGTTAGATGTGAATATAGAGAGTTAAATACTATGGTTTATACAGACTCTGTACCAGGTTATGGTGGATTACCAATGGGAACTGCAGGTAAAGCTATGTCACTTCTTTCAGGTGGTATAGATAGTCCAGTAGCTACTTGGATGGTTGCCAAGAGAGGTATGGATATAGAATGTATCCACTTCCACACATACCCATTCACTAGTGAAAGATCTAGAGAAAAAGTATTAGACTTAGCGAGAACTCTTTCAAGATACTGTGGACCAATAAAAGTACATTGCTGCAATATACTTGAAATAGAAAAAGAAATAACTGAAAAATTAAATAGAGAAGAGACTACTATACATTCAAGAAGATTTATGATGATGATAACTCAGAGATTAGCAGAGCAGAGACATTGTCAGGCTATAGTTACAGGTGAAAGTATAGGACAGGTTGCATCTCAGACTATATATGGATTAACTTGTACTAATGCAGTTTGTAGCTTACCTGTGTTTAGACCACTTATAGCTATGGATAAATCTGATATAATTGATATAGCTCAGGAAATAGGTACTTATGACCTATCTATAGTTCCAGAAGAGGATTGCTGTAGTGTATTTGCTCCTAAGAAACCTATAACTAAACCTAAATTAGAAAGAATAGAAAAATCAGAAGAAAAACTAGATATAGAAGCACTTATAGAAGGTGCTATGGCAACTATTGAAACAATAGTTTGTGAAGTAGAATAA
- a CDS encoding cysteine desulfurase family protein — translation MGIYLDNSATTKPYQEVVDSMVKSLTEDYENPSAAHRMGMKIEKNIKEIRRNIAKTLGAKEKEIIFTSGGTECNNSIIRSCANLNKQRGKHIISTSIEHPSVLNTLEDLEKDGFEVTYLPVNSEGKICVEDLEKNLREDTILVSVMFVNNEVGSIQPIKEIGNLLKNRKNKVFFHVDAVQGYGKVDFRPSRYNIDFMSVSAHKIHGPKGIGFMYIKDGINFKPLMTGGGQESNLRSGTENVPGIYGIGAAISKLFLDLNGSIEKMNSLKNLLKEEISKNIDGIKVNSPKDGVCHILNVSFEDVRGEVLLHYLEQKEVYVSTGSACSSKKKGSHVLNAMGLTPDEIEGAIRFSLSDMNTEEEIVKAVEILKDSVEDLRKIIRIRR, via the coding sequence ATGGGAATATATTTAGATAATAGTGCTACTACAAAACCGTATCAGGAAGTAGTGGATAGTATGGTTAAATCACTTACAGAAGACTACGAAAATCCATCTGCAGCACACAGAATGGGTATGAAAATAGAAAAAAATATAAAAGAAATAAGAAGAAACATAGCTAAGACTCTTGGTGCTAAGGAAAAAGAGATAATATTTACATCAGGTGGTACAGAATGTAACAATAGTATAATTAGAAGTTGTGCTAATCTCAATAAACAGAGAGGAAAACATATAATATCTACTTCAATAGAGCATCCATCTGTTTTAAATACCTTAGAGGACTTAGAAAAAGACGGATTTGAAGTTACATATCTTCCTGTAAATTCTGAAGGAAAGATATGTGTAGAGGATTTGGAAAAAAATCTTAGAGAAGATACTATTTTAGTGAGTGTTATGTTTGTAAATAACGAGGTAGGAAGTATTCAGCCGATAAAAGAAATAGGTAATCTTTTAAAAAATAGAAAGAACAAAGTATTTTTCCATGTAGATGCAGTTCAAGGATATGGAAAAGTAGATTTTAGACCATCTAGATACAATATAGATTTTATGAGTGTCAGTGCCCATAAAATACATGGTCCAAAGGGAATAGGATTTATGTATATAAAAGATGGAATTAATTTTAAACCACTGATGACTGGTGGAGGTCAGGAAAGTAATTTAAGATCAGGAACTGAGAATGTTCCAGGAATATACGGCATAGGAGCTGCAATATCTAAGTTATTTTTAGATTTAAATGGCTCTATAGAAAAAATGAATTCTTTAAAAAATCTTTTAAAAGAAGAAATATCAAAGAATATTGATGGAATAAAGGTAAATTCTCCAAAAGATGGGGTTTGTCATATATTAAATGTATCTTTTGAAGATGTAAGAGGAGAAGTACTTTTACATTATCTTGAACAGAAAGAGGTATATGTTTCTACAGGTTCTGCTTGTTCATCAAAGAAAAAGGGAAGTCATGTACTAAATGCTATGGGACTTACACCAGATGAGATAGAAGGAGCAATAAGATTTAGTTTATCTGATATGAATACAGAAGAAGAAATAGTTAAGGCTGTAGAGATATTAAAAGACTCTGTTGAAGACTTAAGAAAGATAATAAGAATAAGAAGATAA
- a CDS encoding amino acid ABC transporter ATP-binding protein, producing MIEIKNIHKKFGKNEVLKGIDLDVKKGEVISIIGPSGTGKSTFLRCINCLENADNGSIKMDEKEVELRHIKKSDKLWLRRNTAMVFQGFYLFNNKTVLRNITIGLTVVKKMSQKEADEKGLEILKQIGLLDKKDEYPSSLSGGQQQRVAIGRALALDPKVLLFDEPTSALDPELVNEVLMLIKDLAKQHKTMIIVTHEISFARNVSDKVCFMDGGKIVEMGNAKDVIDNPQNERTKKFLNVLKNRDELI from the coding sequence GTGATAGAGATAAAAAATATACATAAGAAATTTGGAAAAAATGAAGTCTTAAAAGGTATAGATTTAGATGTTAAAAAGGGTGAGGTTATAAGTATAATAGGACCTTCTGGTACAGGTAAATCTACATTTTTAAGATGTATAAACTGTCTTGAGAATGCAGATAATGGGTCTATAAAAATGGACGAAAAAGAAGTTGAATTAAGACATATAAAAAAGTCAGATAAACTTTGGCTTAGAAGAAATACTGCGATGGTATTCCAGGGATTTTATTTATTTAACAACAAAACAGTATTAAGAAATATAACTATAGGACTTACTGTTGTTAAAAAAATGAGTCAGAAAGAAGCAGATGAAAAGGGATTAGAAATTTTAAAACAGATAGGATTATTAGATAAAAAGGATGAATATCCATCAAGTTTATCTGGTGGTCAGCAGCAGAGGGTTGCTATAGGTAGAGCACTTGCATTAGATCCAAAGGTTTTATTATTTGACGAACCTACATCAGCACTAGATCCAGAGCTTGTAAATGAGGTTTTAATGTTGATAAAAGACCTTGCTAAACAGCACAAAACAATGATAATTGTAACTCATGAAATAAGTTTTGCTAGAAATGTTTCTGATAAAGTTTGTTTTATGGATGGTGGAAAAATAGTAGAAATGGGAAATGCAAAGGATGTTATAGATAATCCACAGAATGAAAGAACTAAAAAATTCTTAAATGTATTAAAAAATAGAGATGAATTAATATAA
- a CDS encoding amino acid ABC transporter permease, producing the protein MSFDFEFMVGLIPTMLKYGGVTLKLSVLAIIFGLILAFIIAIVIDAKVPILNKVFKVYISFFRGTPLMSQLFCFYFGVLPLLNHDTMLRISSFYAALIILSLASSAYMAESLRAAITSIHKGQMEASQSIGMTYMQSMYHIILPQAIRVAIPTLFSSFINIVKDTSLVFAIGVKEMMAQAQLEGSSSYKYLEAFVCVLLIYWMITSIMTFVQSRLEKKMGKMVGDK; encoded by the coding sequence TTGAGTTTTGATTTTGAATTTATGGTAGGTTTAATACCGACTATGTTAAAATATGGCGGAGTAACATTAAAACTGTCTGTTTTAGCTATAATATTTGGTCTAATTTTAGCTTTTATAATAGCAATAGTGATAGATGCCAAAGTTCCTATATTAAATAAGGTGTTTAAGGTATACATATCATTCTTTAGAGGAACACCTCTTATGTCGCAGCTTTTCTGCTTCTATTTTGGGGTATTACCTCTTTTAAATCACGATACAATGTTGAGAATAAGTTCATTTTATGCAGCACTTATAATCTTAAGTTTAGCAAGTTCTGCTTATATGGCGGAATCTCTTAGAGCAGCGATAACATCTATACATAAAGGACAGATGGAGGCATCACAGTCTATAGGTATGACATATATGCAATCAATGTATCATATAATACTTCCACAGGCTATAAGAGTAGCTATACCAACTCTTTTCAGTAGTTTTATAAATATAGTAAAAGATACATCATTAGTATTTGCTATAGGTGTAAAGGAAATGATGGCTCAGGCACAGCTTGAAGGATCATCAAGCTATAAATATTTAGAGGCGTTTGTATGTGTGCTTCTTATATACTGGATGATAACATCTATAATGACATTCGTTCAGTCTAGATTAGAAAAGAAAATGGGAAAAATGGTCGGTGATAAATAG
- a CDS encoding transporter substrate-binding domain-containing protein, giving the protein MKVKKLLAIALAGVLMLGTVACSSKSGEEASGDAAEKTKVVIGTSAQYPPWAFQKDDELTGFEMDVWNEIAKRNNYELEYKLGQFSGLVGMLDAGEIDTVAHQMSITPEREEKYNFSEPYAYSYYDLFVKEDSPFQTKEDLKGKKVGCWLGGNGEATLRAMNDEHQLGFDIVTYDGVPMEDEVNLGRIDALWQGEIKTKTTVEEKQLPIRQLNEKLTYEVNAYPFRKDEQGEKLAKEVGATLKEMREDGTLKKLSEKWFEIDTTEPQK; this is encoded by the coding sequence ATGAAAGTAAAGAAACTTTTAGCAATCGCATTAGCAGGTGTTCTAATGTTAGGAACTGTAGCATGTTCAAGTAAATCAGGTGAAGAAGCAAGTGGAGATGCAGCTGAAAAAACTAAAGTTGTAATAGGAACTTCAGCACAGTATCCACCATGGGCATTCCAGAAAGACGACGAGCTTACAGGATTTGAAATGGATGTATGGAACGAAATAGCAAAAAGAAACAACTATGAATTAGAGTACAAATTAGGACAGTTCTCTGGACTAGTAGGTATGCTTGATGCTGGAGAAATAGACACTGTAGCACATCAGATGTCAATAACTCCAGAAAGAGAAGAAAAATACAACTTCTCAGAACCATACGCATACAGCTACTATGATTTATTCGTTAAAGAAGATAGTCCATTCCAGACTAAAGAAGATTTAAAAGGTAAAAAAGTTGGTTGCTGGCTAGGAGGAAATGGAGAAGCTACTCTTAGAGCTATGAACGATGAGCATCAGTTAGGATTCGATATAGTAACATATGATGGTGTTCCAATGGAAGATGAAGTTAACTTAGGTAGAATAGATGCTTTATGGCAGGGAGAAATAAAAACTAAAACTACTGTAGAAGAAAAACAGCTTCCAATACGTCAGTTAAATGAAAAATTAACTTATGAAGTAAATGCTTATCCATTCAGAAAAGATGAACAGGGTGAAAAACTTGCTAAAGAAGTAGGTGCAACTCTTAAAGAAATGAGAGAAGACGGAACTCTTAAGAAATTATCTGAAAAATGGTTTGAAATAGACACAACTGAACCTCAGAAATAA
- a CDS encoding amino acid ABC transporter ATP-binding protein — translation MITIKDLHKSFGDHEVLKGIDLEIEKGEILVIIGPSGSGKSTILRCMNLLETPTSGDIIFEGKSLVDKNTNIDEVRQNIGMVFQHFNLFPHKTILENVTLAPITLKKMSKEEAEKKAEVLLKRVGLYDKKDTYPAQLSGGQKQRIAIARALAMEPDMMLFDEPTSALDPEMVKEVLEVIKELAQDGMTMAIVTHEMGFAKEVADRVIFVDEGKIIEDNTPEEVFNNPTHERTKEFFAKVLS, via the coding sequence ATGATTACGATAAAAGATTTACATAAATCTTTTGGTGACCACGAGGTACTAAAAGGTATAGATTTAGAAATTGAAAAAGGTGAAATACTAGTTATAATAGGTCCATCAGGATCTGGTAAAAGTACAATATTAAGATGTATGAACCTTTTAGAAACTCCTACATCAGGGGATATAATATTTGAAGGAAAAAGCTTAGTAGATAAAAATACAAATATAGATGAAGTAAGACAGAACATAGGAATGGTGTTCCAGCACTTCAATCTTTTCCCACACAAAACAATACTAGAAAATGTAACTCTAGCTCCTATAACTCTTAAAAAAATGAGCAAAGAAGAAGCGGAAAAGAAAGCAGAAGTTCTTTTAAAAAGAGTTGGACTTTACGATAAAAAGGATACTTATCCAGCACAGTTATCAGGTGGTCAGAAACAGAGAATTGCTATAGCAAGAGCACTTGCTATGGAACCAGATATGATGTTATTTGACGAACCTACATCAGCACTTGACCCAGAAATGGTTAAAGAAGTTCTTGAAGTTATAAAAGAACTAGCACAGGATGGTATGACAATGGCAATAGTAACTCACGAAATGGGATTTGCTAAAGAAGTAGCGGATAGAGTTATATTTGTAGATGAAGGAAAAATAATAGAAGATAATACTCCAGAAGAGGTATTTAATAACCCAACACATGAAAGAACAAAAGAGTTCTTTGCAAAAGTATTATCTTAA